One Brassica napus cultivar Da-Ae chromosome C4, Da-Ae, whole genome shotgun sequence genomic region harbors:
- the LOC106390708 gene encoding uncharacterized protein LOC106390708, whose protein sequence is MMDQDNFDHRCNDSDEQDHTSMTIEFLRARLLAERAVSKSARAKLDGLSDKVAELEEQLKIASLQRKKAEQATADVLAILEEHGFRDDAYDSSSDQESYSQTTNSVSAKSLSWKGRRREAGSSESRNRRQRGFVSAYFSSPRHHRQGRSCRQIKRSESRTVSEDHKRDGDTVVDLQGKEVLPKTSEEASTTVVDVVTVRKGEESLQKLSSCSHVLEKGNSMDVKLEKALRKRAQVVGSYEDMEETQKQWEKKFTENKSSPLDVCEVGNHSDVTDESNGEKAQGSTLVLLPSLCVTKSMDNSVTSPDKCCKSCGSKSVEQNASPSGSGEHISESPKTESSHPQSCKGFSEPSTIRSPPVTKLDYPLVPAAKEKSDAVLTALKQAKLSLQEKLSSLHIRKPEYISESCYPSTPGSYTNTYALTIEPTFGTTPSLPASNVGSMLEFPVVCAGLFRVPTDFSPDASTRNSFLASSSQKALVNHLPERDIPLLPGVQLFTRTLLDTERPLTTPYIGGPKLWTGFREDGQPVVDTQEARLYKGAPRVSGSVRTSGFEGNQLSSTSFSLERQVSTHTPLSMSPSRRVYPDSVLRSREMCSTPYYTRAVGLPPTGGSNDDLFRRA, encoded by the exons ATGATGGATCAGGACAACTTCGATCATCG GTGTAATGATTCAGACGAACAAGATCATACTTCAATGACCATTGAGTTTCTCCGTGCACGTTTACTTGCTGAAAGAGCTGTTTCCAAGAGCGCAAGAGCTAAGCTTGATGGCCTCTCTGATAAA GTAGCAGAGCtggaagaacagctcaagattGCGTCTTTACAGAGAAAAAAGGCTGAACAGGCTACTGCTGATGTCCTTGCTATCCTCGAAGAACACGGGTTTCGTGATGATGCTTATGATTCAAGCTCTGATCAAGAAAGCTACTCTCAGACTACTAACTCAG tGTCTGCCAAAAGTCTATCATGGAAAGGACGCAGGAGAGAAGCTGGTTCTTCCGAGTCCCGTAATAGGAGACAGAGAGGCTTCGTGTCTGCTTACTTTTCCTCTCCTAGACACCACCGGCAAGGAAGATCTTGTCGACAAATAAAACGCAGCGAGTCAAG AACTGTATCTGAAGATCATAAGAGAGATGGAGATACAGTTGTTGATCTTCAAGGAAAAGAAGTGCTTCCTAAAACGAGTGAAGAAGCATCCACAACTGTGGTTGATGTTGTTACTGTGAGGAAGGGGGAAGAAAGCTTGCAGAAGCTGTCATCATGTTCACATGTGTTAGAGAAGGGAAACAGTATGGACGTCAAGTTGGAGAAAGCGTTAAGAAAACGTGCACAAGTTGTTGGATCTTATGAAGATATGGAAGAGACTCAGAAGCAATGGGAGAAGAAGTTCACTGAGAATAAATCATCTCCCCTG GATGTATGTGAGGTAGGAAACCATTCAGATGTGACGGATGAAAGTAATGGAGAAAAAGCTCAAGGTTCCACACTAGTACTACTACCCTCACTCTGTGTTACAAAGTCTATGGATAATTCAGTAACATCACCTGATAAGTGCTGCAAAAGTTGCGGTTCCAAATCTGTGGAACAAAATGCTTCTCCTTCTGGTTCTGGAGAACATATATCTGAGAGTCCTAAAACTGAGTCTTCCCATCCACAGAGCTGTAAAGGTTTCTCTGAGCCATCAACTATTCGGTCACCTCCTGTTACGAAACTAGATTATCCCTTAGTTCCAGCGGCAAAGGAAAAGTCTGATGCTGTGCTCACTGCGTTGAAGCAAGCTAAGCTGTCTCTGCAAGAGAAACTCAGTAGCTTACATATCAGAAAACCTGAGTATATCTCTGAGAGCTGTTATCCTTCAACCCCAGGTTCATATACGAACACATACGCACTAACTATAGAGCCAACATTTGGTACCACACCATCTCTCCCTGCTTCCAACGTTGGTTCCATGCTAGAGTTTCCTGTTGTCTGTGCTGGACTTTTCAGAGTACCCACTGATTTTTCTCCTGATGCATCAACGAGGAACAGCTTTTTAGCCTCGAGTTCTCAGAAAGCTCTTGTCAACCATTTACCTGAGAGAGACATTCCTTTGTTACCTGGAGTTCAGCTTTTCACCAGAACTTTACTAGACACAGAGCGGCCTTTGACGACCCCATACATTGGTGGACCAAAACTATGGACAGGCTTCAGGGAAGATGGTCAACCGGTTGTGGATACTCAAGAAGCCAGGCTTTATAAAGGCGCGCCAAGGGTTTCAGGGAGTGTCAGAACATCTGGTTTTGAAGGTAACCAACTTTCCTCA